A stretch of DNA from Pseudonocardia hierapolitana:
CGGCGCGCGCCTTCCACGGCGATCACCGCGGTGAGGCCGTAGGCGTCCGGCCCGGTCGCCCAGCCCCTGGCCCGCCGCCCTGCGTCGTCGACGGCTTCGACCAGCATCAGCCAGCGGTTCGTGCTCCGCGCCTCCTGGTCCAGCACCTCGGGAACCGAGTCGACCACGTCCGGGGTGAGCGAGGCGAACAGCTCGGCCACCTCGGTCCGGATGCCGCTGCGCACCCGCCCCGCCGGGACGTGCCGGGGCACGGTCACGATGCCGGGCAGGGCGAACGGCGTCAGAGAGACCTGCTCGGCCTCGCCGGGCACGGCGATCCACGAGCCGCCGCCCGTCGCCGGTCGCCACGTCCCGCCGACGTACTCGAGCGGGCCCGCGTCGAAGACGGCGCTCATCGAGCGGGCCGTTCCGCGCGAGGCCGCCCCGGGCCGTCGCGCGTCGACGACGAGCAGGTCGGCGACGGTCGTGAGCTCGCGTGCGGTCAGGTGGGCGATCAGGTCGCCGGGGCCGCCGTCGTCGGCCATGGCCGGGACGACCGTCACCCCGGCCCGTTCCGCATCGGGGCCTGCGGTGTCGAGGACGTGCCGGATGTAGACCTGCTCGCCCGCGGTGTCGAGGTAGTGGCACCCGGCGGCGATCGCCGCGCGCACCACCGGCTCGCCCCAGAGCGCGAACGGCCCCGCGGCGTTGAGCACCGCGTCGCAGCCGTCGAACGCCGCGGCAAGCGCGCGCGGATCGTCGAGCCCTGCGACCCGGACCTCGGCTCCAGCCACCCCCGCGTCGGCGGCCGCCTTGCGCAGCCGTTCCGCGTCGCGGCCGACGAGCACGGGGGAGAGGCCCCGGCGGCCCAGCTCGGCCGCGGCGAGCCCTCCGGTGAACCCGCTCGCACCGTAGACGGCGATCTTCATGTCCTGTCCCTCCGTCGATCAGGGGACCGACGCTAGGGAACAGCAGGCCGGGGGCCCATGTCCGAGGCTCTGGCGGCCATGCCCGATCGTCTCGGCCCTGCCTTCCGCGGCCCTCGGCGCCCGCGCCTCGCGGGTGTCACTCCGGCCGCGACCGGAGCTCGCGCATGAGGGCCCGCACGTCGGCGACCGGCCCGAGGTGGCGGAGCTTGTCCGGGTTGATGACCGATCGGACGGTCTGCACGACGCCGTCGGCGAGGTCGAGCACGAAGACGTTGATGATGCGCCCGTCGGCGTCGAGCACGAGCGCCCCCGGATGCCCGTTGACCTCCCGCAGCTGCAGCCGGACGCCGACCTCGCGCATCTGGCGGCCCACCGCGGCGAACAGGCGCGCCACCTTGTCGACGCCCGCGATCGGCACCATCCACTGCGGGGCCTTGCCGCCCCCGTCCCCGTAGACGACGACGTCGGCGGCCAGTACGTCGACGAGCCGGTCCACGTCGCCGTCGGTGACGGCGGCGAAGAACCGTTCGGCGAGGTCCTGCTGCTCCTGCCGGGAGGCGTCGAACCGCTGCCTGCTCTCCTCGAGGTGGCGGCGGGCCCGGGTCGCCAGCTGGCGGCTGTTCGCCTCGGTCTTGCCGACGATCCGGGCCACCTCGTCGTAGCCGTAGCCGAACACGTCGTGGAGCAGGAACACGGCCCGCTCGACCGGGTTCAGCCGCTCCAGCACGAGGAGGAAGGCCATCGACAGCGAGTCGGCCTGCTCCGCGTGTGCGGCGGGGTCCTCCTCGCCGTGGTCGGTGAGAAGCGGCTCGGGGAGCCACTGCCCGACGTACGACTCGCGGCGCACGCGGGCCGAGCGCAGGTGGTCGATCGCCAGCCGCGTCGTCACGGCGGAGAGGTAGGCCCGCGTCGACTCGATCCGGGTGCCGTCGGCGAGCGCCCGCTGGTACCGGAGGAAGGTCTCCTGGACGATGTCCTCGGCGTCGCTGACCGTGCCGAGCATCCGGTAGGCGATCGAGAACAACAGCGGGCGCAGTGCTGCCGGCGGTTCCTCGGGATCCGTCACGGGCGGGCCTCCGCGACGTCGGTCAGCCCATGGCGGAAGCCGTCCCGCCAGCTGGTCCAGGCGGGGCGCCAGTCCAGCTCGCTCTTCGCCCTGTCGTTGGACGCGCCCCGGCCCTCGGTCATCCACCCAACCACGACCTCCCCGGCCGCCGCCCGGGCGAGCCAGACCGGCAGCCGCAGCGGCGGCTTGGCACCGACGGCCTCGGCGAGGTGGGGCAGCCACTCCGCCACCGGCGCCGGGTCGTCGTCGACGACGTTGTAGACGCCTGCGGTGCCTCGCTCCACGGCGGCGACCGTAGCGGTGGCGGCGTCGTCGAGGTGGATGAACGACCACACCCCGGTGCCCCTGCCGATGATCGGCAACCGGCGGGCCCGGACCAGCTCCACCATCGACTCCGACGCTCCCGGCCCGTAGAAGTTGCCGTAGCGCAGCACGATCCCGGTGAGCGGTGCCCCGGTCACCGCCCGCTCCAGGAACTGCACCGCGGCCATGCTCTCCCGCTGCGCCTTCGCCGGATGCGGGTCGAGCGGGTCGTCCTCGGTCTTCACCGGCCCGCCCGTCCGGATGTTCGTCCAGCCGGTGTAGCTCTGCGCGACCACCTTCTCGACCCCGCTCGCCTGCGCCGCGGCCAGCAGGTGCCGCGTGCCGGTGGTGCGCAGCTCGTTCGTGGTGGCGAACCAGCGGTCGAAGTGCCGCAGGTCGGCCACCCCGGCGAGCGCGGTCATCTGGTGCACGATCGCGTCCGGCTGCGCCTCGGCGACCGCCCGCCCGACCCCGAGGCCGTCCAGCCCGTCCACCACGACGGGACGGGCGCCGAGCGCCGCCAGCTCACCGGCCTTGCCCGCGCTCCGGGTCGTCGCGGTCACCTCGTGGCCATGCGCCACGAGCTGCCGGACCAGCCGCCGACCCAGCGCTCCCGTGCCTCCTGCAACGAAGACCCGCATCACGGTCTCCTCCCACTCTCCCGATCTCGTCGCACCTGAGACGAGACACCTGGTGGGCTGGTGACAGTGGCCTCGGTCTCACCGCGGTTCGGCTGCCTCAGCGCCGACGAGCCGTGCCGCCGACCGTCAGGCCGCGGACACGGGCGCCGGGTCGTCAGTGGCGTCGAGGGGGCCGTCGAGGGGATGGGCGATCTCGTCGGCGGGGAGCCGCCAGCCGAGGATCGCGGCGACGGCCAGGAACACCGGCACGAGCCCGGCCAGCACGAACGTCATCGGCACGCCGAGCTGCTCGCCGACGGGGCCGGCCACGGCCATCGACACCGGCATGAGGGCGAGCGACACGAAGAAGTCGAGGCTGGAGACGCGCCCGAGCAGGTGCGGCGGGACCCGCCGCTGCAGCAGAGTGCCCCAGATGACCATCGCGGCCGCGCCGGTGAACCCCACGACGAAGGTGGCGGCGGCCATGACCCACAGGTGTGTGGTGACGCCGATCAGGGCGAGCGGGGCGGCCCCCGCTCCCCACAGGAGGATCATCGCCGTGAGGTAGCGGCGGGGCAATCGCCACGACGACACGACCAGCGACCCGATCGCGCCGCCGACCCCGAACGCACCCAGCACGAGCGCGAAGCTGCTGGCTCCACCGCCGGTCTGGTCGCGCACCGCGAACGGCAGGAGCACCTCGATCGGGCCGATCAGCACGAGCACGTAGAGCGTGGCGAAGGCCAGCGTGGCGAACAGCCACCCGGTGCGGAACAGGTAGCGGAAGCCCTCCGCCAGGTCGCCGAGCACCGAGCTGCGCTCGCCCGCCGCCGGAACGGCGACCCGCCGCATCGCCACCAGCGTGACCGCGGCGATCGCGTAGATGGCGGCCGCGAGCAGCAGTGCGGCGCTCGGTGCGAACGCGCCGACCAGCACGCCCGCGAGCGCAGGGCCGAGCGCCTGCTGGGCCACCGGCCGCAGGGTGCCCTCGACGCCGTTGGCGGCGAGCAGCTCGTCGGCGGGCAGGAGGGTGGGCAGGATCGCCGAGTAGGCCGGGAAGAAGAAGGCCTCGGCCGCGCCGAGCACGAACGAGATGACGGCGAGGTGCCACAGCTGAAGAGCCCCCGTGACGGCCAGCGCGCCCGCCGTGGCGGCCGACACGACACGGACGCCCTCGACCCCGAGCAGGAGGGCCCGCTTCGGCAGCCGGTCGGCGGCGACCCCGCCCCCGAGGGCACTGACCAGCAGCCCCACGGCGGTGGCCGTGGCCACGATCGACAGTTCGCTCGGGCCGCCGCCGAGCGCGATGACCTGGTAGACGCCTGCGACGAGCCACAGCCCGCTGGCGAACAGCGACGCCGCCATGGAGGTGGCCAGCAGGCGGTACTCGCGGTGGCGGAACGGTCGGAGGGGCCGGGGTAGCCGGCTGCCGGAGAGCTGTGCGGTCATCACCGTTCCACGGGACCATGTGAATCCGAGTCGAGGTCAAGCACGGTAACGCGGCGGACCGACAGGATCCTCCCGATTCCGGCGAGACCGGACGACGGCGGCGCCTACCCCATGTGCGGGAGCCCGCGCAACGGTCGTACACTGGTCTTTCGGCGCGCCTACTGGCGCCGGTTCCGTCGTGCCTCCCGCACCTCACGGTCCCGGAGCAGCGACGTGCCCGAGCACGAACGAAGAGTACGTCCACCTGTCACGGAACGCGGAGGACATGGCCAAGAAGGACGGGGCGATCGAGGTCGAGGGCCGGGTCGTCGAGCCCCTGCCGAACGCGATGTTCCGCGTGGAGCTGGAGAACGGACACCGGGTCCTCGCACACATCAGCGGCAAGATGCGTCAGCACTACATCCGGATCCTCCCCGAGGACCGGGTCGTGGTCGAGCTGTCGCCGTACGACCTGACCCGCGGCCGCATCGTCTACCGCTACAAGTGACGACCTGACCAACGAGAGAGCGACGGACGTGAAGGTCCAGCCGAGCGTCAAGAAGATCTGCGACAAGTGCAAGGTGATCCGCCGTCACGGGCGGGTCATGGTGATCTGCGAGAACCTGCGCCACAAGCAGCGCCAGGGCTGATCACCCGCTAGCCGCGGCACACCAGAAGAGGAACCCAGCGCGCCTACCGCGCCACACGGGCGCCACCACCCCCGGAACCAGGCCGGGGCCCGGGCGGAACTCCGCCCGGGACGGGCGCTGGGCAGACCTGGCGAACACCGAGGAGAACACCGCCGCATGGCACGCCTGTCCGGCGTCGACCTCCCCCGCGAGAAGCGGATGGAGATCGCGCTGACCTACATCTACGGGATCGGGCGCACCCGGTCCAAGGAGATCCTGCAGGCCACCGGCATCAGCCCGGACCTGCGCTCGCGCGACCTCACGGACGAGGACATCGCCGCCCTCCGCGAGTACATCGAGAACAACTACCGCGTCGAGGGCGACCTGCGCCGCGAGGTGCAGGCCGACATCCGCCGCAAGATCGAGATCGGCTGCTACCAGGGGATCCGGCACCGTCGGGGCCTGCCGGTGCGTGGCCAGCGCACCAAGACCAACGCCCGTAGCCGCAAGGGTCCGAAGAAGACCGTGGCCGGCAAGAAGAAGGCAGGTAAGAAGTAATGCCGCCCCGCAGCCGCGCTGCGGCCGGGCCCAAGAAGGTCCGCCGCAAGGAGAAGAAGAACATCGCCGTGGGCCAGGCCCACATCAAGAGCACGTTCAACAACACGATCGTCTCGATCACCGACCCCAACGGCGCCGTGATCGCGTGGGCCTCCGCGGGCCACGTCGGCTTCAAGGGCTCGCGCAAGTCCACGCCGTTCGCGGCGCAGATGGCCGCCGAGAACGCCGCCCGCAAGGCCGCCGAGCACGGCATGAAGAAGGTCGACGTGTTCGTGAAGGGTCCCGGCTCCGGCCGGGAGACCGCGATCCGTTCGCTGCAGGCAGCCGGCCTCGAGGTCGGCACGATCTCCGACGTCACCCCGCAGCCGCACAACGGCTGCCGTCCGCCCAAGCGGCGCCGGGTCTAGGGGAAGGGAGTAACCAGACATGGCTCGTTACACCGGCCCCATGACCCGCAAGTCCCGCCGGCTGAAGGTCGACCTCGTCGGCGGCGACCAGGCGTTCGAGCGCCGTCCCTACCCGCCCGGCCAGCACGGCCGGATCCGGATCAAGGAGACCGAGTACCTCCTGCAGATGCAGGAGAAGCAGAAGGCGAAGTTCGCCTACGGCGTGCTCGAGAAGCAGTTCAGCCGCTACTACGAGGAAGCCAACCGCCGCCAGGGCAAGACCGGCGACAACCTGCTGCAGATCCTCGAGTCCCGGCTCGACAACGTCGTGTACCGGGCGGGTCTGGCCCGCACCCGGCGCATGGCCCGGCAGCTGGTGAGCCACGGCCACTTCGTGGTCAACGGCCAGAAGGTCGACATCCCCAGCTACCGCGTCTCGCAGTACGACGTCATCGACGTGCGGCCCAAGTCGCTCTCCACGGACCCGTTCATCATCGCCAAGGAGCTCCTCGGCGACCGTCCGGTCCCGGCCTGGCTGCAGGTCGTCCCCTCGAACCTGCGGATCCTGGTGCACCAGCTCCCCGAGCGGGCCCAGATCGACACGCAGGTCAACGAGCAGCTGATCGTCGAGCTCTACTCGAAGTGATCTCTTCGGGTAGGTAGTTCGAAAACCCCCGGCCCCGCAGGAGGGGCCGGGGGTCCACTGCGGCATCAAATAGCGGTTGCCGCAGGGTGTTAGGAGGCACCGACACATGCTGATCTCTCAGCGCCCCACCCTTTCCGAGGAAACGGTCGTCGACACCCGCTCCCGGTTCGTCATCGAGCCGCTGGAGCCGGGCTTCGGCTACACGCTGGGCAACTCGCTCCGGCGCACGCTGCTCTCCTCCATCCCCGGCGCCGCCGTCACGAGCATCCGCATCGACGGCGTCCTGCACGAGTTCACCACCGTGCCCGGGGTCAAGGAGGACGTCACCGACATCATCCTCAACCTCAAGGAGCTCGTCGTCAGCTCCGAGGAGGACGAGCCGGTGACCATGTACCTGCGCAAGCAGGGCCCCGGTACCGTCACCGCGGGCGACATCGTGCCGCCCGCCGGTGTCACCGTGCACAACCCGGACCTGCACATCGCCACCCTGAACGACAAGGGCCGCCTCGAGGTCGAGCTCGTCGTCGAGCGGGGCCGCGGCTACGTGCCGGCCATGCAGAACAAGGCCACCGGCGCCGAGATCGGCCGCATCCCGGTCGACTCGATCTACTCGCCGGTCATGAAGGTCACCTACAAGGTCGAGGCCACCCGCGTCGAGCAGCGCACCGACTTCGACAAGCTGGTGCTCGACGTGGAGA
This window harbors:
- a CDS encoding saccharopine dehydrogenase family protein, with product MKIAVYGASGFTGGLAAAELGRRGLSPVLVGRDAERLRKAAADAGVAGAEVRVAGLDDPRALAAAFDGCDAVLNAAGPFALWGEPVVRAAIAAGCHYLDTAGEQVYIRHVLDTAGPDAERAGVTVVPAMADDGGPGDLIAHLTARELTTVADLLVVDARRPGAASRGTARSMSAVFDAGPLEYVGGTWRPATGGGSWIAVPGEAEQVSLTPFALPGIVTVPRHVPAGRVRSGIRTEVAELFASLTPDVVDSVPEVLDQEARSTNRWLMLVEAVDDAGRRARGWATGPDAYGLTAVIAVEGARRLVAGGAPAGALTPAQAFDAADFLDALAPHGVTWQIA
- a CDS encoding RNA polymerase sigma-70 factor; protein product: MTDPEEPPAALRPLLFSIAYRMLGTVSDAEDIVQETFLRYQRALADGTRIESTRAYLSAVTTRLAIDHLRSARVRRESYVGQWLPEPLLTDHGEEDPAAHAEQADSLSMAFLLVLERLNPVERAVFLLHDVFGYGYDEVARIVGKTEANSRQLATRARRHLEESRQRFDASRQEQQDLAERFFAAVTDGDVDRLVDVLAADVVVYGDGGGKAPQWMVPIAGVDKVARLFAAVGRQMREVGVRLQLREVNGHPGALVLDADGRIINVFVLDLADGVVQTVRSVINPDKLRHLGPVADVRALMRELRSRPE
- a CDS encoding NAD-dependent epimerase/dehydratase family protein, giving the protein MRVFVAGGTGALGRRLVRQLVAHGHEVTATTRSAGKAGELAALGARPVVVDGLDGLGVGRAVAEAQPDAIVHQMTALAGVADLRHFDRWFATTNELRTTGTRHLLAAAQASGVEKVVAQSYTGWTNIRTGGPVKTEDDPLDPHPAKAQRESMAAVQFLERAVTGAPLTGIVLRYGNFYGPGASESMVELVRARRLPIIGRGTGVWSFIHLDDAATATVAAVERGTAGVYNVVDDDPAPVAEWLPHLAEAVGAKPPLRLPVWLARAAAGEVVVGWMTEGRGASNDRAKSELDWRPAWTSWRDGFRHGLTDVAEARP
- a CDS encoding MFS transporter — translated: MTAQLSGSRLPRPLRPFRHREYRLLATSMAASLFASGLWLVAGVYQVIALGGGPSELSIVATATAVGLLVSALGGGVAADRLPKRALLLGVEGVRVVSAATAGALAVTGALQLWHLAVISFVLGAAEAFFFPAYSAILPTLLPADELLAANGVEGTLRPVAQQALGPALAGVLVGAFAPSAALLLAAAIYAIAAVTLVAMRRVAVPAAGERSSVLGDLAEGFRYLFRTGWLFATLAFATLYVLVLIGPIEVLLPFAVRDQTGGGASSFALVLGAFGVGGAIGSLVVSSWRLPRRYLTAMILLWGAGAAPLALIGVTTHLWVMAAATFVVGFTGAAAMVIWGTLLQRRVPPHLLGRVSSLDFFVSLALMPVSMAVAGPVGEQLGVPMTFVLAGLVPVFLAVAAILGWRLPADEIAHPLDGPLDATDDPAPVSAA
- the infA gene encoding translation initiation factor IF-1, encoding MAKKDGAIEVEGRVVEPLPNAMFRVELENGHRVLAHISGKMRQHYIRILPEDRVVVELSPYDLTRGRIVYRYK
- the rpmJ gene encoding 50S ribosomal protein L36, which translates into the protein MKVQPSVKKICDKCKVIRRHGRVMVICENLRHKQRQG
- the rpsM gene encoding 30S ribosomal protein S13 codes for the protein MARLSGVDLPREKRMEIALTYIYGIGRTRSKEILQATGISPDLRSRDLTDEDIAALREYIENNYRVEGDLRREVQADIRRKIEIGCYQGIRHRRGLPVRGQRTKTNARSRKGPKKTVAGKKKAGKK
- the rpsK gene encoding 30S ribosomal protein S11, which gives rise to MPPRSRAAAGPKKVRRKEKKNIAVGQAHIKSTFNNTIVSITDPNGAVIAWASAGHVGFKGSRKSTPFAAQMAAENAARKAAEHGMKKVDVFVKGPGSGRETAIRSLQAAGLEVGTISDVTPQPHNGCRPPKRRRV
- the rpsD gene encoding 30S ribosomal protein S4 — translated: MARYTGPMTRKSRRLKVDLVGGDQAFERRPYPPGQHGRIRIKETEYLLQMQEKQKAKFAYGVLEKQFSRYYEEANRRQGKTGDNLLQILESRLDNVVYRAGLARTRRMARQLVSHGHFVVNGQKVDIPSYRVSQYDVIDVRPKSLSTDPFIIAKELLGDRPVPAWLQVVPSNLRILVHQLPERAQIDTQVNEQLIVELYSK
- a CDS encoding DNA-directed RNA polymerase subunit alpha; this translates as MLISQRPTLSEETVVDTRSRFVIEPLEPGFGYTLGNSLRRTLLSSIPGAAVTSIRIDGVLHEFTTVPGVKEDVTDIILNLKELVVSSEEDEPVTMYLRKQGPGTVTAGDIVPPAGVTVHNPDLHIATLNDKGRLEVELVVERGRGYVPAMQNKATGAEIGRIPVDSIYSPVMKVTYKVEATRVEQRTDFDKLVLDVETKPSITPRDALASAGKTLVELFGLARELNVDAEGIEIGPSPQEADTIAAFAMPIEELDLTVRSYNCLKREGIHTVGELVGRSEADLLDIRNFGAKSIDEVKMKLVGLGLALKDSPPGFDPSAAAVEYGSDTAFDPDRFGDDGQDYAETEQL